From Lolium perenne isolate Kyuss_39 chromosome 5, Kyuss_2.0, whole genome shotgun sequence, a single genomic window includes:
- the LOC139831797 gene encoding putative F-box protein At5g52610, whose translation MAVDAIAARLSGDILASIMLRLPASDLRRFRRVCKEWRDIITNPIFIEAHQVQGPRAPNHTIVYVSSSKQHTGRGFLFDEHWRHTATFAAGESENMIGTCNGLLCFLDVGQSTITVADPFTGESFALPLPPTARRREVDAYCFGFDTNTRRYKIIHQGEGLYIAGKKVLLHVYTVGGGEEWRSLQVAGVKPGNSCGRPVCAGGAVYWCVTETDGLRKFARFDLATEEFTTHFIQRSQQQQVGLIHSDAWAFLTADTWLGVLKALFVREGNCLVYKYTLKLPHWRMPIESQTLQRGHLLLQDYVDGGLYAHPIEPDGHDLGSGKLLLKKGNKEEGEEYDDDELAKNTDLMNGCRLFVPILFNQEPSAIETRVPHKKARVRTFGYAPPVSPAPLAHYFGNL comes from the coding sequence ATGGCAGTGGATGCAATTGCCGCGCGCCTCTCGGGAGACATCCTTGCCAGCATCATGCTGCGCCTCCCGGCCAGCGACCTCCGCCGCTTCCGTCGCGTCTGCAAGGAGTGGCGCGACATCATCACGAATCCAATTTTCATAGAAGCGCACCAGGTCCAAGGACCACGCGCCCCAAACCACACCATCGTGTACGTCTCCTCCTCCAAGCAGCACACCGGCCGTGGGTTCCTCTTCGACGAGCACTGGCGACACACGGCGACGTTCGCTGCCGGCGAGTCTGAGAACATGATAGGCACCTGCAACGGCCTGCTCTGCTTCCTAGATGTCGGCCAGAGCACCATCACCGTCGCGGATCCCTTCACCGGCGAGTCGTTCGCGCTGCCCCTGCCTCCGACGGCGAGGCGACGCGAGGTCGACGCATACTGCTTCGGCTTCGACACCAACACGAGGCGATACAAGATAATTCACCAGGGCGAGGGTTTGTACATTGCCGGGAAGAAAGTGCTGCTTCACGTGTACACGGTCGGGGGTGGCGAAGAGTGGAGGAGCTTGCAGGTCGCCGGCGTAAAGCCCGGCAACTCCTGCGGCAGACCCGTGTGCGCCGGCGGGGCAGTGTACTGGTGCGTGACAGAGACGGACGGGCTGCGCAAGTTCGCTCGCTTCGATCTCGCCACTGAAGAGTTCACAACGCACTTTATTCAGAGGAGCCAGCAACAGCAAGTCGGCCTAATTCATTCAGACGCATGGGCATTCCTGACGGCCGATACGTGGCTGGGGGTGCTGAAAGCATTGTTCGTCCGAGAAGGCAACTGCTTGGTGTACAAGTACACTTTGAAGCTACCACACTGGCGTATGCCGATCGAGTCACAAACCCTACAACGGGGGCACCTGCTATTGCAGGACTATGTGGACGGTGGCCTGTACGCTCACCCGATTGAGCCGGACGGTCATGATCTAGGCTCGGGGAAGCTACTATTGAAGAAGGGCAACAAGGAAGAGGGGGAGGAGTATGATGATGATGAGCTGGCCAAGAACACTGACCTGATGAATGGCTGCAGGTTGTTCGTCCCCATCTTGTTTAACCAGGAGCCGTCAGCCATAGAAACGCGAGTCCCACACAAGAAAGCTAGAGTAAGGACGTTTGGCTACGCCCCGCCGGTGTCTCCTGCTCCCTTAGCACACTACTTCGGTAACCTTTGA
- the LOC127304280 gene encoding putative F-box protein At1g31000, with protein sequence MSQIDAIPMPVLASNNQVTAADAKAAAAVFGSRDIIASILVRLPVSVLRRFRIVCKQWRDIISDPTFIKAHMVHRSHAPTHTVVFVPSSKGCAGSGFLFDELWRLTARFAVGASEAMIGTCNGLLCFHDRLQKIIRVVEPFTGEATNLPLPTDSSWSNVASSYCFGFDATAGQYKIIHKHIAHDHANIGSYTMSVKLFTIGQDKDWRTVNTAYLSFSSTSFIDLACNSRAVYWSYMEHHHKIPIYLRLDLATEEITSVECPVVNKRPIFCHHPAWKNGHPCIIGIRWLTDESENGCWPGDMDAMAHNVDAVMTLPHGMRIPRQHALQRGHLLLLDKNGALYAHKIVRRSIQGLDIGSEQLLIGIGVEEEPAKSSSSGQFVAVQGSQSSGATQVATYSGTMDISTFAYVPTVCSAPLALYFSRTMQ encoded by the coding sequence ATGTCTCAGATTGACGCAATTCCAATGCCTGTGCTCGCGTCCAATAACCAGGTCACGGCCGCCGATGCCAAAGCTGCCGCAGCCGTGTTTGGGTCGCGAGACATCATCGCCAGCATCCTGGTCCGCCTCCCGGTGAGCGTCCTCCGCCGCTTCCGCATCGTCTGCAAACAATGGCGAGACATAATCTCCGATCCAACCTTCATCAAGGCGCACATGGTACACCGATCACACGCCCCGACCCACACGGTCGTGTTCGTACCCTCTTCCAAGGGTTGCGCCGGCAGCGGGTTCCTCTTCGACGAGCTCTGGCGGCTCACGGCAAGGTTCGCCGTCGGCGCATCCGAGGCCATGATAGGGACGTGCAATGGCCTTCTCTGCTTCCACGACAGACTCCAGAAGATCATCAGGGTCGTGGAACCATTCACCGGCGAGGCGACCAACCTGCCGCTGCCCACAGATTCGTCATGGAGCAACGTGGCTAGTTCGTATTGCTTCGGATTCGACGCCACGGCAGGGCAATACAAGATCATTCATAAACACATTGCCCATGATCATGCCAATATCGGCAGCTATACTATGTCTGTAAAGCTGTTCACAATCGGACAGGACAAGGACTGGAGGACCGTGAACACTGCCTACCTCTCCTTCAGCTCTACCTCCTTCATCGACCTGGCGTGCAACAGCAGAGCCGTGTACTGGAGTTACATGGAACATCACCACAAGATTCCTATTTACTTACGCCTTGATCTAGCGACGGAGGAGATCACATCGGTTGAGTGCCCTGTTGTCAACAAACGACCGATATTTTGCCATCATCCGGCGTGGAAAAACGGTCATCCGTGCATCATCGGAATAAGGTGGTTGACCGATGAGTCAGAGAACGGCTGCTGGCCCGGTGATATGGATGCCATGGCACACAATGTCGATGCTGTTATGACCCTGCCCCACGGGATGCGCATCCCAAGGCAGCATGCGCTACAACGGGGGCACCTTCTGCTACTGGACAAGAACGGGGCTCTGTACGCTCACAAGATCGTGAGAAGGAGTATTCAGGGTCTCGACATCGGGTCCGAACAACTGCTGATCGGGATTGGCGTGGAGGAGGAGCCGGCCAAGAGCTCATCCAGTGGCCAGTTCGTTGCGGTTCAAGGTAGCCAATCGTCAGGAGCAACGCAGGTGGCCACTTATTCGGGTACAATGGATATTAGCACGTTTGCCTACGTCCCGACAGTATGTTCAGCTCCCCTGGCGCTCTATTTTAGCAGAACTATGCAGTAG
- the LOC127302579 gene encoding uncharacterized protein — MLPPRSKKQKLAADADADDTADFASLPRDVLGSILLRFPASDVRRFRRVCRDWRDAISDPVFIAEHMLHGPRAPTHTVVFYPGRVKGAAGQEPLSGGGFLFDEQWRLTARFAVDGSVDMIGTCKGLLCFRDKLQGEGVICVVEPFAEPFAGNSIVLPLPPRGDPATCSARAYCFGFDAATTRRFKIVHVDFDAAANTVTDIQDQELQVFTVGVDTHWRTVPFSCAVHGLSYDFPACGDGAVYWHSKAVADGAIMNVRFDLVTENITSVRGQVDARRPEGPISCRPAHWLPRQCVMGIKWFGEWEDGCWPCNVTAVPHAVYGRHLPGPHTLQRGRLLLQEEDGALRAQEIKGSSMSDLYVWFNFGPKQLIEIGIKEEDPAERNQFVPVRGRHWPSKFEVGRLPHEQCDLSTFAYIPTVSPTPFAMYLGTPLQDLCKL; from the coding sequence ATGCTTCCTCCGCGTTCAAAGAAGCAAAAATTGGCCGCCGATGCGGACGCGGACGACACCGCCGACTTCGCTTCCCTACCGCGAGACGTCCTCGGCAGCATCCTGCTCCGCTTCCCGGCGAGCGACGTCCGCCGCTTCCGTCGCGTCTGCAGGGACTGGCGCGACGCCATCTCCGATCCGGTGTTCATCGCCGAGCACATGCTCCACGGCCCGCGCGCGCCCACCCACACCGTCGTCTTCTACCCGGGACGAGTCAAAGGCGCTGCTGGCCAAGAGCCGCTCAGCGGCGGCGGGTTCCTCTTCGACGAGCAGTGGAGGCTCACGGCCAGGTTCGCTGTCGACGGGTCGGTGGACATGATCGGCACGTGCAAGGGCCTGCTCTGCTTCCGCGACAAACTCCAAGGCGAAGGCGTCATCTGTGTCGTTGAACCCTTCGCCGAACCCTTCGCCGGCAACTCCATCGTCCTGCCGCTGCCGCCTCGGGGAGACCCAGCGACGTGCAGCGCTCGCGCCTACTGCTTCGGCTTCGACGCTGCTACTACGAGGCGATTCAAGATCGTACACGTCGACTTCGACGCCGCTGCCAACACCGTGACCGACATCCAAGACCAAGAGCTGCAGGTGTTCACGGTCGGAGTGGACACGCACTGGAGGACCGTGCCCTTCTCCTGCGCGGTGCACGGCCTGTCCTACGACTTCCCGGCGTGCGGCGACGGAGCCGTGTACTGGCACAGCAAGGCGGTGGCAGACGGGGCCATCATGAACGTGCGCTTCGATCTGGTCACCGAGAACATCACATCGGTCCGGGGCCAGGTCGATGCCCGGAGGCCGGAGGGGCCAATATCTTGCCGCCCCGCGCACTGGTTGCCGCGGCAATGCGTCATGGGGATCAAGTGGTTCGGAGAGTGGGAAGACGGCTGCTGGCCGTGCAATGTCACCGCCGTGCCGCACGCCGTGTACGGGCGGCACCTCCCAGGCCCGCACACCCTGCAGCGGGGGCGCCTGCTGCTGCAGGAGGAGGATGGAGCTCTGCGCGCCCAAGAGATTAAAGGGAGCAGCATGAGTGATCTCTACGTGTGGTTCAACTTCGGACCGAAGCAACTGATTGAGATAGGCATCAAGGAAGAGGATCCTGCCGAGAGAAACCAGTTTGTCCCAGTTCGGGGTCGGCACTGGCCGAGCAAGTTCGAGGTAGGACGACTCCCGCACGAACAGTGCGATCTAAGCACGTTTGCATATATCCCAACGGTGTCACCTACTCCCTTTGCAATGTACCTAGGCACACCTCTTCAAGATCTGTGCAAACTCTAA